The proteins below come from a single Mya arenaria isolate MELC-2E11 chromosome 6, ASM2691426v1 genomic window:
- the LOC128238445 gene encoding uncharacterized protein LOC128238445, with translation MEHESFQLNASKAKLVQDNLKWIEYLFGVGVILKLKNDNGDPDLYQCSFTTDLQDAQEVLVKAKKYFGVLLDELPGLVTITDNFDPEIVSTVLNHKADIEFNLGCIVFTGESNDFLVIKGDNCDVKVVDQLLDLLEQWHSDGKDVDTFPVQDTIRQSIAEVSPEKADSVLFFKHPKSFKACSNSGKQNGKTSDSQFQARGSQQSSSQHQSFEKLSIKDAHSVLYKADSFSEDEDALRDIRSSVDYQVNLEFAFKLGYNEKDLIHALRVLGQNASQNELLAELIKSSQSTEGTERPGSREEIDFEGEKWQEEGDNQLSQLHVDDADTGPFRHIIMDGSNVAMSHGSKEVFSCRGIQLAVDWFRERGHTAITVFVPQWRKETSRSDARIRDQQILMELEKEGIVVFTPSRRIGGKRVVCYDDRYILKLAVETDGIVVSNDNYRDLMSENEKFKKVVEERLLMYSFVNDRFMPPDDPLGRNGPTLDNFLLRAPASPEPLPPLCPYGSKKCTYGNKCKYYHPERRTQPHKLISEKLAEQAKLRMHDLHKKEALSQQSSDHKKLSAKMSLHRTRSSTPEENPPSKSSLSFTFGEPLKKSTKSDEKFLEYNQKLTESRLKMEQERLSNEKGSNLPSPRTPEKRDQRSLGSTENLDRSSPRFIEPRLHGMVSPRESSPVNLAIPSQYDISTESGNQKFLSGHLLLAKKLSDEANENDKMKKKGKTRIEDGTNVMSPLVYSPTKPMGENISERQSSIEKKKLSRQYSLQTAVDPRIAQRHTSLHQQLSYDPRRLEAGMQQSEFHGYPYPHQEFQYSNVGTGMNNFGAIERPKQKLSRDTFYGHTPLAKMQSAPDPYLRSHQSVKPTPRMMRQNSSSDTQLNKILSTHKHDNPIAESFVPRGPNDISTMVMQGTTGSVKFQIGGGPQFPQVPPGPYHSPMLSPAQGHDYRFQPPFSPEFHHQGPPYYPHTTLQVQTSHPQNPPQSQSGFHSPQQTHYVNQSSFWDSGSQPNIAGYHSTQQQISPGTVWPQTSSHSSPQLNVMAAPNQSSIGTPYPIDAPILRNDYRFKLYCDLCRLFPEEKVRAAMNQHPEANTANDVCAYLIGAK, from the exons ATGGAACATGAATCATTCCAGCTCAATGCTAGCAAAGCAAAACTTGTGCAAGATAATTTAAAATGGattgaatatttgtttggaGTTGgtgttattctaaaattaaaaaatgacaatggtgACCCAGATTTATATCAATGTTCATTCACCACAGATCTGCAAGATGCACAGGAAGTTTTGGTCAAGGCTAAA aaatactTTGGCGTTCTTCTAGATGAGCTGCCCGGTCTTGTGACGATTACGGACAACTTTGATCCAGAAATTGTTTCGACTGTCTTAAACCATAAAGCGGACATTGAATTTAATCTTGGTTGTATTGTGTTCACTGGTGAAAGCAATGACTTTTTAGTTATAAAGGGGGATAACTGTGATGTTAAAGTTGTTGATCAACTTCTTGACTTGTTGGAGCAATGGCATTCTGATGGAAAAGATGTAGATACATTTCCAGTGCAGGACACTATTAGACAAAGTATTGCAGAAGTAAGTCCAGAAAAAGCTGATtctgttttattctttaaacatCCAAAATCCTTTAAAGCCTGTTCAAActcaggaaaacaaaatggtaaAACATCTGATTCACAATTCCAAGCTCGTGGTAGTCAACAATCTTCTAGTCAACATCAGTCATTTGAAAAGCTGTCCATCAAAGATGCACATTCTGTTCTGTATAAAGCTGATTCTTTCTCTGAAGACGAAGATGCCTTGAGAGACATAAGAAGCTCAGTTGATTATCAAGTTAATTTAGAGTTTGCGTTCAAACTTGGTTATAATGAGAAGGACCTTATCCATGCTTTGAGAGTTCTTGGTCAAAATGCCAGTCAAAATGAGCTTTTGGCAGAGCTAATTAAGAGCAGTCAAAGCACTGAAGGTACTGAAAGACCAGGGTCAAGAGAGGAAATTGATTTCGAAGGAGAGAAATGGCAGGAAGAGGGAGATAACCAGCTGTCTCAGTTGCACGTGGATGACGCAGATACAGGTCCATTTAGACACATCATTATGGATGGAAGTAATGTTGCTATGAg CCATGGCAGCAAGGAGGTGTTCTCTTGCCGGGGCATACAGCTGGCTGTTGACTGGTTCAGGGAGCGGGGACACACTGCAATCACAGTGTTTGTGCCACAATGGAGAAAGGAGACATCTCGATCAGATGCCAGAATTAGAg ATCAGCAAATTCTCATGGAATTAGAAAAGGAGGGAATTGTTGTATTCACCCCCTCCCGTAGAATTGGAGGCAAGAGAGTGGTGTGCTACGATGATCGCTACATTCTTAAACTTGCGGTCGAGACCGATGGGATTGTTGTGTCCAATGACAACTATCGTGACCTGATGTCAGAGAATGAAAAGTTCAAAAAAGTTGTGGAGGAAAGACTTCTGATGTATTCATTTGTGAATGACAG ATTTATGCCCCCTGATGATCCCCTTGGAAGAAATGGACCCACCCTAGACAACTTCCTGTTACGAGCCCCTGCTAGTCCAGAACCCCTGCCCCCTCTCTGCCCCTACGGCAGCAAGAAATGTACATACGGCAACAAGTGCAAATATTATCATCCGGAGCGACGCACCCAACCACATAAACTTATTTCAGAAAAGCTTGCTGAGCAAGCTAAACTACGCATGCATGATCTGCATAAGAAGGAGGCACTGTCTCAACAATCATCAG ATCATAAAAAGCTCTCTGCAAAAATGTCACTCCATCGAACCCGATCATCAACACCTGAAGAAAATCCACCATCTAAATCCTCACTTTCATTCACATTTGGAGAGCCTTTAAAGAAGTCTACCAAATCAGATGAAAAATTTCTCGAATACAATCAAAAGCTTACTGAAAGTCGATTAAAAATGGAGCAAGAAAGGCTATCAAATGAAAAAGGCTCAAATTTGCCATCGCCAAGAACGCCTGAGAAAAGAGACCAACGAAGTCTTGGGTCTACTGAAAACTTGGATCGATCTAGTCCAAGGTTTATAGAACCACGATTGCATGGTATGGTTTCACCACGCGAGTCCTCACCGGTAAATCTGGCAATTCCAAGTCAGTACGATATATCGACAGAAAGCGGGAATCAAAAGTTTCTCAGTGGTCATTTGTTGCTTGCGAAAAAACTGTCAGATGAAGCAAATGagaatgataaaatgaaaaagaaggGTAAAACGAGAATTGAGGATGGGACCAATGTTATGTCTCCACTAGTTTACAGTCCAACAAAACCCATGGgagaaaatatttcagaaagaCAGTCATcaatagagaaaaaaaaattgtcgcgTCAGTATTCCCTTCAGACTGCAGTGGATCCCAGAATTGCACAGCGACATACTAGTCTGCATCAGCAACTGTCTTATGATCCAAGAAGGCTTGAAGCTGGCATGCAACAGTCTGAATTCCATGGATATCCATATCCACACCAAGAGTTTCAGTATTCGAACGTTGGTACGGGCATGAATAATTTCGGAGCCATAGAGAGACCAAAGCAGAAGCTATCCAGAGATACTTTTTATGGTCATACACCTCTTGCTAAAATGCAGAGTGCCCCTGATCCCTACCTGAGGTCACACCAATCAGTCAAACCAACCCCAAGAATGATGAGGCAAAATAGCTCCTCTGATACACAGCTAAACAAAATCCTAAGTACCCACAAACATGATAATCCCATTGCTGAAAGTTTCGTTCCGCGGGGACCCAATGATATTTCCACAATGGTTATGCAGGGCACCACAGGGTCTGTAAAGTTTCAGATAGGTGGTGGGCCTCAATTTCCCCAGGTCCCTCCTGGGCCATACCATAGTCCCATGCTTTCTCCTGCCCAAGGGCATGATTACAGATTTCAGCCACCATTTTCACCAGAATTTCATCACCAAGGTCCACCGTACTATCCACATACAACATTACAAGTTCAGACTTCACACCCACAAAATCCTCCACAATCTCAGTCTGGTTTTCATTCTCCACAGCAAACTCATTATGTAAACCAGTCCAGTTTTTGGGATTCTGGTTCCCAGCCCAACATTGCAGGCTACCATTCCACACAGCAACAAATCAGTCCGGGAACTGTCTGGCCTCAAACTAGTTCCCATTCCTCACCACAATTAAATGTAATGGCTGCGCCAAACCAGTCTAGTATTGGTACCCCATATCCAATAGATGCCCCTATTTTACGAAATGATTACAGGTTTAAGCTTTATTGTGACCTCTGTCGCTTGTTCCCTGAAGAAAAAGTGCGAGCTGCAATGAATCAGCACCCTGAGGCAAACACTGCTAATGATGTTTGCGCTTATTTAATTGGTGCCAAATGA